GCATAAGTGGAGCATAGAGTCTTACCACTGCACATGAATTCGCAagggaaaaaagtcattttacaGGGCTGTACATCTGAAAACTGTACACACTCTTGGGAAAATACTTAAATGTGATATGATGAAATGAGGAGAATATGCCATTTTTTAGATCTTGCATGCATGTAATGTTTTATCCATTATTATtgatgaatataaaaaaaaacttgcatattTCTGGTAATTTCAACATACTATGTCATGTCAAGAAAAATGCAGGtcacatgccaaaaaaaaaaaaacagccaacacAGCCGGATTAGGGTTAACGCTGTGCATTAATGGAGTTAAAGCTGTGCTGTATGACCTGGAAGAGCCAAGAAATCATTTACAACTTACACTGCTACGATTTTGGCTGTGCTTTCTCACAGATCAGCTTTACTATTCCAATACAAGGAACAACTAATGTTAAAGTGACACACTTGACAAGACTTTCCTCTTTTCCTAAAGATCAAAaaccagaaataaaaatattgattgATAGCTAATATACATTATCTACATCCTACAACAAATAGCAATGCTTGTCTTACGTTGCCATGTTCATATTTCCAAATGAAAATGCGTTTAAGAAGGTGTTGGCTCTTGGGCTTGTTAGAATATTGCAAAGCAGCATGCTCTCCTTGCCTCTTGtatcttccttttttttacatttgctctacctcttaatttgtatttttagcaataatttcatttctttgtacTTTATATCTTTCATGAATaaaattacagtgtttttttttcagtgccttAGGCCACACTGTAGGCTTTAAATTTAGGATTTAACCATTTCTGGTCTTACACTCTAAATGTCTGGATCTTGTGTTTCCAGCTCTCACCTGTTTTTCAGACACTATGATTGGCTCCTTCAGGACGATCCAGATGACACTCTCATGGAGGGGGGGCGTGGTCAGGGATCCAGGATAGGTCCAGTAGTGCAGGCTGCTGGGTAGGAGGCACTTGGGGTTGAAACCTTTAAAATCTGCAACACTGTTCTGTAAACACGAAAACACAAGCTCTATATTACCGTGATAACGCTGAGCACCGACCATAAACCAGAGAAACAGTACAAGGTAATAAAATCGTGTATGAATCCTGCATGAATTACTCACCTTAAACTTCACCATGAACAGAGCATCTGTTATTTTGTGGAGCCACCTGTGATCATCACCTGCCTAAAAACAAAGCACCAGTTGACTTTGAAACTGATTTTTGTTGAATCAGATTATaagatttatttgtttcttgATTTGTGTTAAAGTCTACAAAATCCTCAGAAGTCTGTTAATTTATGTGGAAATCAACTCATGCAACTGTTATGGGAGGAAATAAACATCTAAATAATTACATTAGAAAAGTATAGAAACCGCCTTTCTGAAATGCAGCttcaattaacatttaaaaGGTGAGCTGAGATCTTCCACAACAACTTTTTCTCCCTTTACAACTTCTGACATTCATGAACCATTGTATCTCAACAGAATAATCCCAACCTGCAGAACTGGTTGTcagcatgaaaaaaatctgacgtTGCAACAATGAGAAAGGACACAAGAAACATCTCAATGAGAATaactgcagtttaaaaaaaaaaaatgaaaccaataTGTTGGCAGAAAATGGGGTATAGTGGCAGCAAGTGGAATAGCACAGACGAGCATCTTACCTCTAAAAAGATGCCGAGGACAGCAAGGCCATCAGGGGCTGTCGCTGCCTCCCCAAACGTCTTGTATTTGGTAGCGTTCCAGTGGACTAGATGAAGCTGGAGTGGGTTAATACGGCatgtgggggagagagagagagaaacaaaatgggaataacaaaaacagtgcACTGTGCCACATTGAGGTGTTATCAGGATAAGCCACACCAGTTTTACTCTAATAACTATGGGAACTTCTCAGCGTCTGCTACAATTTAGACACTGATGTTCATTATGAGAAGAAAAATAGTCCACACAGGGATTAGTCACATTAAAAGTTTGCAAAAGGCAGCATATTTATTAAGGTGTTCATTTTATTCAGGGCAGCTGTTCACATTTGTATaactgttgtattttattttgacaaaagaATGTCAGTGCTCGCCCTGTATTTGTTTTAGCTTGTGTGTGGCTGGCAGCATCCCTAAATGATGATTTGAAGAAACAATGAGTACAGCATATTATTTTCTCATGCAATACCTTAACCAAGCACCTAAAATGGTTCTacatgtgattttgtgtgtgtgtgtgtgtgtgtgtgtgtgtgtgttttcccccagACACTGACATGCAGTCACTCCAAACAGAGACACTGACCTCAGATGCATAGCTCTTCCCTGCAACAGTGTGCTCAGAGCCATGACAGCCCTTTCCACCCCAGTGGAAGTGGAACTGTCTCAGCCTGTAGCCGTTGTCAAGAGGGCCTCCCTGGATCACTGCAGAAGATAAGAAtagatggaggagaaaaaaagggcaggaatttacacacatgcacacctatCTCCATTCTCTGTAGGTGGTAGATGAACTGCCTTCCAGTAGCATGATGCAGAGAGAATCCTGTGTCCAAACAGCTTAGTACcagtgcaggacacacacacacacacacacacacacacacacacacacactcacaacacagGATGATTTAACCTGCCAGACCCAGTAGAGCTCATTAAATCCCTCTCTCAAAGCTGAGACAGAGGCACGAACAAACAGATAGCCTGGTTTACCAGCCAAACTATCATTAGCACACCCTGGCAAAAACTTTAGTTTGGGACATAAATAGTCAAAC
This DNA window, taken from Myripristis murdjan chromosome 3, fMyrMur1.1, whole genome shotgun sequence, encodes the following:
- the ca7 gene encoding carbonic anhydrase 7, with amino-acid sequence MTGNHWGYGENNGPSVWHKNFPVAQGNRQSPIDIDPHQASYDPSLPPILLSYDQCNSINITNNGHSVVVDFDDSDDRTVIQGGPLDNGYRLRQFHFHWGGKGCHGSEHTVAGKSYASELHLVHWNATKYKTFGEAATAPDGLAVLGIFLEAGDDHRWLHKITDALFMVKFKNSVADFKGFNPKCLLPSSLHYWTYPGSLTTPPLHESVIWIVLKEPIIVSEKQMSKFRMLLFNTEEEDQRIRMENNFRPPQPLKGRKVRASFN